From Brassica oleracea var. oleracea cultivar TO1000 chromosome C3, BOL, whole genome shotgun sequence, a single genomic window includes:
- the LOC106330572 gene encoding uncharacterized protein LOC106330572: MDAYLKLVQDLKRDFEFFELTKVPCVENVCADALAALGSKLHDQVKRTIPIHKIEKPSIDTKAEQTTIAAAISEAMDIDEAEPPSQDDQPTDWHKELIDYLAEGLLPAEKWDVRRLKRRSAQYVVMDGELHRWTASKVLLKCISGEETRLVMAETHEGAAGNHSGGRALALKIKNLRFYWPTLNVDCETDVRKCDKCQRHASTLHSPTEFLHRVPSYPNCSIPIHTMGNGHHRSDAGISPKEVHPGPHRISSPNGLKPKPTPASPIRRCKTSSGRT; the protein is encoded by the coding sequence ATGGACGCCTACCTCAAACTCGTCCAAGATCTCAAGCGAGACTTCGAGTTCTTCGAACTCACGAAGGTCCCTTGCGTAGAAAATGTCTGTGCCGACGCCCTCGCTGCTCTAGGAAGCAAGCTACATGATCAAGTCAAGAGGACCATCCCAATCCATAAAATCGAGAAACCGAGCATCGACACGAAGGCGGAACAGACTACGATCGCAGCAGCGATTAGTGAAGCGATGGACATCGACGAAGCAGAACCTCCTTCGCAGGATGATCAGCCAACAGATTGGCACAAGGAACTCATCGATTACCTCGCTGAAGGTTTATTGCCCGCCGAGAAATGGGACGTGCGGCGACTGAAGCGACGTAGCGCACAATACGTTGTCATGGACGGGGAACTACACCGATGGACCGCGTCGAAGGTGCTACTCAAATGTATCTCCGGCGAAGAAACGAGACTAGTCATGGCCGAAACACATGAAGGAGCAGCAGGCAATCACTCGGGCGGACGAGCTCTCGCATTAAAAATAAAGAATCTCAGATTCTACTGGCCAACCCTGAACGTCGACTGCGAGACAGACGTGCGCAAGTGCGACAAATGCCAGCGTCATGCTTCCACCTTACACAGCCCAACGGAGTTCCTTCATAGAGTTCCTTCATACCCTAACTGCTCCATACCCATTCATACGATGGGGAATGGACATCATCGGTCCGATGCCGGCATCTCGCCAAAAGAAGTTCATCCTGGTCCTCACAGAATTTCTTCACCAAATGGGTTGAAGCCGAAGCCTACGCCAGCATCACCGATAAGGAGGTGCAAAACTTCGTCTGGAAGAACATAA